From one Rubrobacter xylanophilus genomic stretch:
- a CDS encoding M20 metallopeptidase family protein — translation MSATGKRFGGLLTEAERRHGERIVALRREIHREPELGFETAKTAAKVLAALEGLPLEVETGVAQNGVVATLRGAEEGPVVGLRADMDALPIREETGLPFASEVEGRMHACGHDGHTSMLVGAAHVLSGMRERLAGEVRFLFQPAEEGGGGGRVMVEEGALEGVDWVYALHLWPGLPFGVASTAGGPTMAAADAFEITVRGRGGHGAMPHLTADAVVAAAHVVTALQTLVSREADPTEPAVLTVGQIEAGSAFNIIPESARLTGTVRTVDEGLRRRMPRRIEELAGGVARGMRTDASLEYTFSYPVTRNDPEAADFALEVASELFGKEAAVEASRPSMAAEDFAFMLEAVPGAYIWLGVGDVPGLHTPRFSFDERVLPRGAALLAALALARLGSS, via the coding sequence ATGAGCGCGACCGGGAAGAGGTTCGGCGGGCTGCTGACGGAGGCGGAGAGGAGGCACGGAGAGAGGATCGTCGCGCTGCGGCGTGAGATCCACCGGGAGCCCGAGCTGGGCTTCGAGACGGCGAAGACCGCCGCGAAGGTGCTGGCGGCGCTGGAGGGGCTGCCGCTGGAGGTAGAGACGGGGGTGGCGCAGAACGGCGTCGTGGCCACCCTGCGCGGGGCGGAGGAAGGTCCGGTGGTGGGGCTCAGGGCGGACATGGACGCCCTGCCCATCCGGGAGGAGACGGGGCTGCCCTTCGCCTCGGAGGTGGAGGGGAGGATGCACGCCTGCGGCCACGACGGGCACACCAGCATGCTGGTCGGCGCTGCGCACGTGCTTTCCGGGATGCGTGAGCGCCTCGCGGGTGAGGTCCGCTTTCTCTTCCAGCCCGCCGAGGAGGGGGGCGGCGGGGGCCGGGTGATGGTCGAGGAGGGTGCGCTGGAGGGAGTGGACTGGGTGTACGCGTTGCACCTGTGGCCCGGGCTCCCTTTCGGGGTTGCCTCGACCGCGGGTGGCCCCACGATGGCCGCCGCGGACGCCTTCGAGATCACCGTTCGCGGTCGGGGCGGGCACGGGGCGATGCCCCACCTGACCGCCGACGCGGTGGTCGCGGCCGCCCACGTCGTCACCGCCCTGCAGACGCTCGTCTCCCGCGAGGCGGATCCCACGGAGCCAGCGGTGCTCACGGTGGGGCAGATCGAGGCCGGCAGCGCCTTCAACATCATCCCGGAGAGCGCGCGGCTCACCGGGACGGTGCGCACGGTGGACGAGGGGCTGCGGCGGAGGATGCCCCGGAGGATCGAGGAGCTCGCCGGGGGGGTGGCCCGCGGGATGCGGACCGACGCCTCGCTGGAGTACACCTTCTCCTACCCGGTCACCCGCAACGACCCGGAGGCCGCCGACTTCGCGCTGGAGGTGGCCTCGGAGCTTTTCGGGAAGGAGGCCGCCGTCGAGGCCTCCCGGCCCTCGATGGCGGCCGAGGACTTCGCGTTCATGCTGGAGGCGGTGCCGGGGGCCTATATCTGGCTGGGGGTGGGGGACGTGCCCGGGCTGCATACGCCGCGGTTCTCCTTCGACGAGCGGGTGCTGCCGCGGGGGGCTGCGCTGCTGGCGGCCCTGGCGCTGGCGCGGCTGGGCTCCTCCTAG
- the yqeC gene encoding selenium cofactor biosynthesis protein YqeC, with the protein MKLYPALGISAGDVVAFVGAGGKSSAIIAVAGELVGDGLTAIAAPTTKMQVGEAERVGRVVIAGEEGWLGRLKESVASSGAAAVGSGYLSKGRIGGLGLEEVAPLGSIADVVLVEADGARRRPLKGTAEHEPAIPRGTTLVVAVANIGVLGKPATGEHIHRPEVFARLTGLSSGQSVTPRAFARALSGGSLARVPSGARSAVLITGVSPGRSMSDAAVVTRELWRQGVGKIVFASLPAEGPVQVWVP; encoded by the coding sequence TTGAAGCTGTATCCGGCGCTCGGGATCTCAGCGGGGGACGTTGTTGCCTTCGTGGGGGCGGGCGGGAAGTCCAGCGCGATCATCGCCGTGGCCGGGGAGCTGGTCGGGGATGGTCTGACGGCGATAGCGGCTCCGACGACGAAGATGCAGGTCGGGGAGGCGGAGAGGGTAGGCAGGGTCGTAATCGCTGGGGAGGAGGGCTGGCTCGGCCGGCTCAAGGAGTCGGTAGCGAGCTCTGGAGCGGCCGCGGTGGGGTCGGGGTATCTTTCGAAGGGGAGGATCGGCGGGCTCGGGCTGGAGGAGGTGGCGCCGCTCGGGAGCATAGCCGACGTGGTGTTGGTGGAGGCCGACGGTGCGCGGCGCCGGCCGCTGAAGGGGACGGCGGAGCACGAGCCGGCGATTCCTCGGGGGACCACGCTGGTCGTGGCCGTGGCCAACATCGGGGTTCTGGGCAAGCCCGCGACCGGCGAGCACATCCACCGGCCGGAGGTCTTCGCCCGGCTCACGGGTCTGAGTTCCGGGCAGAGCGTCACGCCGCGGGCCTTCGCCCGGGCGCTCTCCGGTGGGTCGCTGGCGCGGGTGCCCTCCGGGGCGCGCTCCGCCGTCCTCATAACCGGGGTCTCTCCGGGGCGGAGCATGTCGGATGCGGCGGTGGTGACCCGCGAGCTCTGGCGTCAGGGGGTCGGGAAGATCGTCTTCGCCTCCCTTCCGGCGGAGGGACCGGTACAGGTCTGGGTGCCCTGA
- a CDS encoding phage holin family protein: MTQQRERVAEFERRLEGEDGLSERSIKEIVDALRPQMQELARKQVELAKVELAPVGRQAGIAAGLLVAGAVFLHLFVVFLAVTGIYLLNEVGGLSLWVSALIVSGILLVIGGVLAGTGAGRLRGLDPKPRRTISTFQQNVEWLKGQFRS, translated from the coding sequence GTGACGCAGCAGAGGGAGCGGGTAGCGGAGTTCGAGCGGCGTCTGGAGGGTGAGGACGGGCTCTCGGAGAGGAGCATAAAGGAGATCGTCGACGCCCTGCGGCCGCAGATGCAGGAGCTGGCGCGCAAGCAGGTCGAGCTGGCGAAGGTCGAGCTGGCGCCGGTCGGGCGGCAGGCGGGCATCGCGGCGGGGCTTCTGGTGGCCGGCGCGGTGTTTCTGCACCTGTTCGTCGTGTTTCTGGCGGTCACCGGCATCTATCTGCTCAACGAGGTTGGGGGGCTGAGCCTGTGGGTCTCGGCGCTGATCGTCTCTGGTATACTGCTCGTGATAGGGGGTGTTTTGGCCGGGACGGGCGCCGGCAGGCTGAGGGGCCTTGATCCCAAGCCCCGCCGCACCATAAGCACCTTCCAGCAGAACGTGGAGTGGCTCAAGGGGCAGTTCAGGTCGTGA
- a CDS encoding DUF3618 domain-containing protein, with translation MSEIPERIEREMFEIRSRMAPDVRDLRRHVEPRVVVQQTKEKAKARLKEVLSRLGRSIAESARRQARMAREAGRKRDPALLTDAVRSDPRPMILLAVALAATAMAVRRLSGGGAKR, from the coding sequence GTGAGCGAGATACCGGAGCGCATAGAGCGGGAGATGTTCGAGATCCGGAGCCGCATGGCACCGGACGTGAGGGATCTACGCCGGCACGTGGAGCCCAGGGTCGTCGTTCAGCAGACCAAGGAAAAGGCGAAGGCCCGGCTGAAGGAGGTCCTGAGCCGCCTGGGGCGGAGCATCGCAGAATCTGCCCGCAGGCAGGCGAGGATGGCCCGGGAGGCCGGGCGCAAACGCGATCCGGCGCTCCTCACCGACGCGGTGAGGAGCGATCCCCGTCCGATGATCCTGCTGGCCGTAGCGCTCGCGGCGACTGCCATGGCGGTCCGCCGACTCTCCGGGGGAGGCGCGAAGAGGTAG
- the larC gene encoding nickel pincer cofactor biosynthesis protein LarC gives MGGAAGDMILASLLSAGASVEEVEEGIRGLGLSVRLELRQVEISGIDALALKVVPPEEHVHRTFADIRRLIEDSDLSDRVAGRALEAFRLLAAAEGRVHGVPPEQVTFHEVGAADSIADIVGTSLALELLGVQSASCGPLPMGSGVVRAAHGPLPVPGPATLEVLRGCRVRWPEEEMEMTTPTGAALMRTLTGGEFSDAAPPMVLSAVGYGAGTVRLQSAPNLLRAVVGRVEGPAGELEVLEANVDDVSGEILGSAVERLLEAGAPDAWLEPIVMKRGRGAYKLCVLARRQDRERLAQLMMRETGSLGVRHHPVGRTVAERRIVEVELPYGRCRVKIGSLDGRDFVVSPEHADATRLARGSGVPLPRVYDDARRAALSEKA, from the coding sequence GTGGGCGGGGCGGCCGGGGACATGATCCTGGCCAGCCTCCTCTCCGCCGGGGCCTCCGTGGAAGAGGTCGAAGAAGGGATACGCGGTCTCGGGTTGTCCGTGCGGCTGGAGCTCCGGCAGGTCGAGATCAGCGGCATAGACGCCCTTGCCCTGAAGGTCGTCCCGCCCGAGGAGCACGTCCACCGCACCTTCGCGGACATCCGCCGCCTCATCGAGGACTCCGACCTCTCGGATCGGGTCGCCGGTCGGGCGCTCGAGGCCTTCCGGCTCCTCGCCGCCGCCGAAGGGCGGGTGCACGGCGTCCCGCCGGAGCAGGTTACCTTCCACGAGGTCGGCGCGGCCGACTCCATAGCCGACATCGTCGGCACCTCCCTCGCCCTGGAGCTACTCGGCGTGCAGAGCGCCAGCTGCGGCCCGCTGCCCATGGGTAGCGGCGTCGTACGCGCCGCCCACGGTCCTCTGCCCGTCCCGGGGCCGGCCACGCTGGAGGTGCTGCGGGGCTGCCGGGTGCGCTGGCCGGAGGAGGAGATGGAGATGACCACCCCTACGGGGGCGGCGCTCATGCGGACCCTGACTGGCGGGGAGTTCTCGGACGCCGCCCCGCCGATGGTCCTGAGCGCCGTGGGCTACGGAGCCGGCACGGTCCGGCTGCAAAGCGCGCCGAACCTGCTGCGGGCGGTCGTGGGACGTGTGGAGGGGCCGGCCGGCGAGCTGGAGGTCCTCGAGGCCAACGTCGACGATGTCTCCGGCGAAATCCTCGGCTCCGCCGTGGAGCGGCTGCTCGAGGCGGGCGCGCCCGACGCGTGGCTCGAGCCCATCGTCATGAAGCGCGGCCGCGGGGCCTACAAGCTCTGCGTCCTCGCGCGGCGGCAGGACAGGGAGCGCCTCGCTCAGCTGATGATGCGCGAGACCGGGAGCCTCGGCGTCCGCCACCACCCCGTCGGGCGCACCGTCGCCGAGAGGCGCATCGTGGAGGTCGAGCTCCCGTACGGAAGATGCCGGGTAAAGATAGGCTCCCTCGACGGCAGGGATTTCGTCGTCTCCCCCGAGCACGCCGACGCGACCCGGCTGGCCAGAGGGAGCGGGGTGCCGCTCCCGCGAGTCTACGACGACGCCCGGCGGGCGGCCCTCTCCGAGAAGGCCTGA
- a CDS encoding cold-shock protein, whose product MAQGTVKWFSDEKGYGFISPDDGSEDLFVHYSGIEGTGFKTLEEGARVTYEATRGRKGMQAVKVTRI is encoded by the coding sequence ATGGCCCAAGGCACGGTGAAGTGGTTCAGCGACGAGAAGGGCTACGGCTTCATCTCTCCGGACGATGGGAGCGAGGATCTCTTCGTCCACTACTCCGGGATAGAAGGCACCGGGTTCAAGACCCTCGAGGAGGGGGCGCGGGTGACCTACGAGGCCACCAGGGGCCGCAAGGGGATGCAGGCCGTGAAGGTCACCAGGATCTGA
- a CDS encoding HAD family hydrolase produces MARAVVLDVDGTLMDTNYLHVEAWARAFDRVGYRVPRARVHRQIGKGSDKLVPEFIPDDEAAAAEADRLHGEIFMEMQEYALPLPGAKELIASLSERGCGVWFVTSAKPEELEKYLRLLETEGRLSGIVNSADVENSKPAPDIFELALERAEVSPEETVAVGDAVWDVQAAHAAGIRTVAVLTGGAFSARELEEAGAAEVYEDCAALLRAGFPG; encoded by the coding sequence GTGGCCCGAGCGGTCGTGCTGGACGTGGACGGCACCCTGATGGATACCAACTACCTGCACGTCGAGGCCTGGGCCCGAGCCTTCGACCGGGTCGGCTACCGGGTGCCCCGCGCCCGGGTGCACCGCCAGATCGGAAAGGGATCGGACAAGCTCGTCCCGGAGTTCATCCCCGACGACGAGGCCGCCGCCGCGGAGGCCGACCGGCTGCACGGTGAGATCTTCATGGAGATGCAGGAGTACGCGCTGCCGTTGCCGGGGGCGAAGGAGCTCATCGCTTCGCTCTCCGAGAGGGGGTGCGGCGTCTGGTTCGTGACCAGCGCCAAGCCGGAGGAGCTGGAGAAGTACCTGCGGTTGCTGGAGACGGAGGGGAGGCTCTCCGGGATCGTGAACTCCGCCGACGTGGAGAACTCCAAGCCCGCTCCGGACATCTTCGAGCTCGCGCTGGAGCGGGCGGAGGTATCGCCGGAGGAGACCGTGGCCGTCGGGGACGCCGTGTGGGACGTGCAGGCGGCCCATGCGGCCGGGATCCGGACCGTCGCCGTCCTCACCGGCGGGGCGTTCAGCGCCCGGGAGCTGGAGGAGGCCGGGGCGGCCGAGGTCTACGAGGACTGCGCCGCCCTGCTGCGGGCGGGCTTTCCGGGGTAG
- a CDS encoding YgfZ/GcvT domain-containing protein, translating to MASRRIIRGGYAALREGAALVVHAGADVLRLSGKDPLGLLEAILTNALPEEENRGAYALLLDPKGRIQADLRVVRHAGEVLVVAGPESAGAVRKILDRYAPFSRVSVEETGLGVLGLYGPRAAELAGLESPLPEHGSARLGELLAVGVEVPVPGMDLIGTPEELRAARKRLSAAGAVAATAEEYETARVIAGVPRFGMDFTPENFPAEAGLLERAVSFEKGCYPGQETVARMRYRGHPNRTLHRFVLDPGEPPPPGTGILQNERRAGTLTSVAPLPSEGGDVFALGYLRRGVDPEGPLSAGGVSLRVAQDR from the coding sequence ATGGCTTCCCGACGAATCATCCGCGGCGGGTACGCGGCCCTCCGGGAGGGAGCGGCGCTCGTCGTGCATGCCGGGGCCGACGTCCTGCGGCTCTCCGGGAAGGACCCTCTGGGGCTCCTGGAGGCGATCCTGACGAACGCTCTCCCGGAGGAGGAGAACCGCGGCGCCTACGCTCTCCTGCTCGACCCGAAGGGGCGTATACAGGCGGACCTGCGGGTGGTCCGGCACGCGGGGGAGGTGCTGGTCGTGGCCGGACCGGAGAGCGCGGGGGCGGTGCGGAAGATACTGGACCGTTACGCCCCGTTCTCCCGGGTCTCGGTGGAGGAGACGGGCCTCGGGGTGCTCGGGCTCTACGGACCCCGGGCGGCGGAGCTGGCCGGCCTGGAGAGCCCCCTCCCAGAACACGGCTCCGCGAGGCTTGGGGAGCTCCTCGCTGTCGGGGTAGAGGTGCCGGTGCCGGGGATGGACCTGATCGGGACACCGGAGGAGCTGCGGGCCGCCCGCAAGCGGCTCTCCGCCGCCGGCGCGGTCGCCGCCACCGCAGAGGAGTACGAGACGGCCCGCGTAATCGCCGGGGTCCCGCGCTTCGGCATGGACTTCACCCCAGAGAACTTCCCGGCCGAAGCCGGGCTTCTGGAGCGCGCGGTGAGCTTCGAGAAGGGCTGCTACCCCGGCCAGGAGACGGTCGCGAGGATGCGCTACCGGGGACACCCGAACAGGACGCTGCACCGCTTCGTGCTGGACCCCGGAGAGCCCCCACCCCCAGGCACCGGGATCCTCCAGAACGAGCGCCGGGCGGGCACTCTCACCAGCGTGGCCCCCTTGCCCTCCGAGGGCGGAGACGTCTTCGCGCTGGGCTACCTGCGGCGCGGGGTGGACCCCGAGGGTCCGCTCTCCGCCGGCGGCGTCTCCCTGAGGGTGGCTCAAGACCGGTGA
- a CDS encoding methyltransferase domain-containing protein yields the protein MNRTPLEREVGEHYGREGLEERISSALRAAGADPFAPSVEDLHAVDQLHTRGVRATLELARLAGVAPGTRVLDVGGGLGGPARTLASEFGCRVVVLDVTEEFCRVGALLTARAGLGDLVSFRHGSALEIPFPDGSFDLAWTQHSSMNIPDKSRLYREIRRILRPGGRLAMHEILAGPSGPPRRFPLPWAKTPALSHLLPPDQTRDALSRAGLRELAWQDVTRKTEAWLESRQTTRPSGPPPEAFANLLQSIREGRAVVVQALLERPTS from the coding sequence GTGAACCGGACGCCCCTGGAGCGGGAGGTCGGGGAGCACTACGGCCGGGAGGGGCTGGAGGAGAGAATCTCCTCCGCCCTGCGGGCCGCGGGAGCGGACCCGTTCGCTCCCTCGGTGGAGGATCTGCACGCCGTGGACCAGCTCCACACCCGCGGCGTGCGCGCGACGCTGGAGCTGGCACGCCTCGCGGGCGTCGCACCGGGAACGCGGGTGCTGGACGTGGGCGGCGGCCTCGGCGGCCCGGCCCGCACCCTGGCCTCGGAGTTCGGCTGCCGGGTGGTGGTGCTCGATGTCACGGAGGAGTTCTGCCGGGTGGGTGCCCTGCTCACCGCCCGCGCAGGCCTCGGCGACCTCGTCTCCTTCCGACACGGCAGCGCGCTGGAGATCCCCTTCCCCGACGGGAGCTTCGACCTGGCCTGGACCCAGCACAGCTCGATGAACATCCCGGACAAGAGCCGGCTCTACCGGGAGATACGCCGCATCCTCAGGCCCGGCGGACGCCTGGCGATGCACGAGATCCTGGCCGGCCCCTCCGGCCCGCCCCGCCGCTTTCCCCTCCCCTGGGCCAAAACCCCGGCCCTGAGTCACCTCCTCCCCCCGGACCAGACCCGAGACGCCCTCTCCCGCGCCGGCCTCCGCGAGCTGGCCTGGCAGGACGTGACCCGAAAGACCGAAGCCTGGCTCGAATCCCGACAAACCACCCGCCCCTCCGGTCCACCACCCGAGGCCTTCGCCAACCTGCTCCAGAGCATCCGCGAAGGCCGCGCCGTGGTCGTCCAGGCCCTCCTCGAACGCCCCACCAGTTGA
- the sufC gene encoding Fe-S cluster assembly ATPase SufC, translated as MLKIENLRAEVEGKEILKGLTLEVGKGEIHAIMGPNGSGKSTLANVLMGHPRYEVTGGSVTFEGEDVLELEPDERAKLGMFLAFQYPSEVPGVSVANFLRTAVNSVREQEIPPMEMYKLLQEKMRLMDMDPGFAERYLNEGFSGGEKKRNEILQLLVLQPKLAILDETDSGLDIDALQIVARGVNQMRGPEFSAVVITHYQRILRYIEPDFVHVMLDGRIVTSGGKELAEELESKGYDWVRQEFGAGTQS; from the coding sequence ATGCTAAAGATAGAGAATTTGCGCGCCGAGGTAGAGGGCAAGGAGATTCTGAAGGGTCTGACGCTCGAGGTGGGCAAGGGCGAGATCCACGCCATCATGGGACCCAACGGCTCGGGCAAGAGCACGCTGGCCAACGTGCTCATGGGGCATCCGCGCTACGAGGTCACCGGTGGTTCGGTGACCTTCGAGGGCGAGGATGTGCTGGAGCTCGAGCCCGACGAGCGGGCCAAACTCGGGATGTTCCTCGCGTTTCAGTACCCGAGCGAGGTACCCGGGGTCTCCGTGGCCAACTTTCTGCGGACGGCGGTCAACTCCGTGCGGGAGCAGGAGATCCCGCCGATGGAGATGTACAAGCTCCTGCAGGAGAAGATGCGTCTGATGGACATGGACCCCGGCTTCGCCGAGAGGTATCTCAACGAGGGCTTCTCCGGCGGGGAGAAGAAGCGCAACGAGATCCTGCAGCTGCTCGTGCTCCAGCCCAAGCTCGCCATCCTGGACGAGACCGACTCTGGGCTGGACATCGACGCGCTGCAGATCGTCGCCCGGGGCGTCAACCAGATGCGCGGTCCCGAGTTCTCCGCGGTGGTCATCACCCACTACCAGCGGATACTCCGCTACATCGAGCCGGACTTCGTGCACGTCATGCTCGACGGGCGGATCGTGACCTCGGGCGGCAAGGAGCTCGCCGAGGAGCTCGAGTCCAAGGGCTACGACTGGGTCCGCCAGGAGTTCGGGGCGGGGACCCAGAGCTAA
- the sufB gene encoding Fe-S cluster assembly protein SufB has translation MPADKTIQELGLEEYKYGFKDPEEYFFKTPRKGLDEEIVTMISLHKKEPEWMLEFRLNALKAFQEKPVPTWGADLSELDFDDIYYYIKPVENQGRSWDEVPESIKKTFDRLGIPQAEREILAGVGAQYESEVVYHNLKEEWEKQGVVFLDMDGGLREHEELVREYFGTVIPPDDNKFAALNSAVWSGGSFVYVPPGVHVDIPLQAYFRINAENMGQFERTLIIADEGSYVHYIEGCTAPTYTTNSLHSAVVELIAKPNARIRYSTIQNWSHNTYNLVTKRGVAYENATIEWVDGNLGSKVTMKYPAVYLMGEGARGEILSVAYAGDGQHQDAGGKVVHVAPNTSSLITSKSISKGTGRATYRGLLKVHEGAVNSKSRVECDALLLDEQARTDTYPYIEIEEKKVNTEHEATVSKVGEEQLFYLMSRGLSEEEAMAMVVNGFIEPIAKELPLEYAIELNRLIQLEMEGSVG, from the coding sequence ATGCCTGCCGACAAGACCATCCAGGAGCTCGGTCTCGAGGAGTACAAGTACGGGTTCAAGGACCCCGAGGAGTACTTCTTCAAGACCCCCAGGAAGGGGCTCGACGAGGAGATCGTGACCATGATCTCCCTGCACAAGAAGGAGCCCGAGTGGATGCTCGAGTTCCGGCTGAACGCGCTGAAGGCGTTCCAGGAAAAGCCCGTACCCACCTGGGGGGCCGATCTCTCCGAGCTGGACTTCGACGACATCTACTACTACATCAAGCCGGTCGAGAACCAGGGGCGTTCGTGGGACGAGGTTCCCGAGAGCATCAAGAAGACCTTCGACCGGCTCGGCATCCCGCAGGCCGAGCGGGAGATCCTGGCCGGCGTCGGTGCCCAGTACGAGTCCGAGGTCGTCTACCACAACCTCAAGGAGGAGTGGGAGAAGCAGGGCGTCGTCTTCCTGGACATGGACGGCGGTCTCAGGGAGCACGAGGAGCTGGTGCGCGAGTACTTCGGCACCGTCATCCCGCCCGACGACAACAAGTTCGCCGCGCTCAACAGCGCCGTCTGGAGCGGCGGTTCGTTCGTCTACGTGCCGCCGGGGGTGCACGTGGACATACCGCTGCAGGCCTACTTCCGCATCAACGCGGAGAACATGGGCCAGTTCGAGCGGACGCTCATCATCGCCGACGAGGGTTCCTACGTGCACTACATCGAGGGCTGCACCGCCCCGACCTACACCACCAACTCGCTGCACTCGGCGGTGGTGGAGCTCATCGCCAAGCCGAACGCCCGCATCCGTTACTCGACCATCCAGAACTGGTCGCACAACACCTACAACCTGGTGACCAAGCGCGGGGTGGCCTACGAGAACGCCACCATCGAGTGGGTGGACGGCAACCTGGGCTCCAAGGTCACCATGAAGTACCCGGCGGTCTACCTGATGGGCGAGGGGGCGCGCGGCGAGATCCTCTCGGTCGCCTACGCCGGGGACGGGCAGCACCAGGACGCGGGCGGCAAGGTGGTGCACGTCGCGCCCAACACCTCCTCGCTGATCACCTCCAAGTCCATCTCCAAGGGGACCGGCAGGGCCACCTACCGCGGCCTGTTGAAGGTGCACGAGGGGGCCGTGAACTCCAAGAGCCGGGTGGAGTGCGACGCGTTGCTGCTGGACGAGCAGGCGCGCACCGACACCTACCCGTACATCGAGATCGAGGAGAAGAAGGTCAACACCGAGCACGAGGCCACCGTCTCCAAGGTCGGTGAGGAACAGCTCTTCTACCTCATGAGCCGCGGGCTCTCCGAGGAGGAGGCCATGGCGATGGTGGTCAACGGCTTCATCGAGCCGATCGCCAAGGAGCTGCCCCTCGAGTACGCGATCGAGCTGAACCGCCTGATCCAGCTGGAGATGGAGGGCTCGGTCGGGTAG
- a CDS encoding universal stress protein gives MFPTKTLLETDGSEHARQAARTAARAGRGVHRGRQPGPGGLRRALMGSVSESVVRHAHRPVLVVRGDTEGMEGEGDR, from the coding sequence ATGTTCCCGACGAAGACCCTTCTGGAGACCGATGGTTCGGAACACGCCCGGCAGGCAGCCCGGACGGCGGCGAGAGCCGGGCGCGGGGTTCATCGTGGGCGGCAGCCGGGGCCTGGGGGCTTGCGGCGGGCCCTGATGGGCAGCGTCTCCGAGAGCGTGGTGCGACACGCGCACCGCCCGGTGCTGGTGGTGCGCGGGGACACGGAAGGCATGGAAGGAGAAGGTGATAGATGA
- the sufD gene encoding Fe-S cluster assembly protein SufD, with protein MSTNGVPGALRRKGIGVEAVKALAAFKEEPGWLREKRLAAWRTFEEIPMPTMRDEAWRYTDVSDVRFEEYVPYAPSPDVEREGDLPDAVQRLIKEGEENSALLVQHNSETTYTRIDEELRAKGVVFTDLHTALREHEELVRERLFRLVPEDYDKFAALSAAAFSGGSFLYVPRGVEVEVPIQSYRWLDVAGSIMPRTLVIIEEGASVTYIDEYASDDGEEPALSNGAVELFVGQGARLQYVSLQNWARNVVHFNTIRSQAEKDATINSLVVSFGAQLSRTNVEAGLTAPGSDSEMLGLYFADEDQLIDHHTLQDHIAPQAHSDLLYKGALRDESLTVFSGLIRVEPGAQKTDAYQTNRNLILGTDEAMAVSLPNLEIMADDVKCSHGATTGQVDDLELFYLMSRGIPRVEAEKLVVFGFFGEVTSRIPLKGLRAKLDRAIEEKIGLGFEERVA; from the coding sequence ATGAGCACGAACGGCGTGCCGGGGGCACTGAGGCGCAAGGGAATAGGGGTCGAGGCGGTAAAGGCGCTCGCCGCGTTCAAGGAAGAGCCGGGCTGGCTGCGGGAGAAGCGCCTTGCCGCCTGGCGAACCTTCGAGGAGATCCCCATGCCCACGATGCGCGACGAGGCGTGGCGCTACACCGACGTCTCGGACGTGCGCTTCGAGGAGTACGTGCCGTACGCACCGAGCCCCGACGTCGAGCGCGAGGGGGACCTCCCGGACGCCGTGCAGCGCCTCATAAAGGAGGGTGAGGAGAACTCGGCGCTGCTGGTGCAGCACAACTCCGAGACGACCTACACCCGGATAGACGAGGAGCTCCGGGCGAAGGGCGTCGTCTTCACGGACCTGCACACCGCCCTAAGGGAGCACGAGGAGCTGGTGCGCGAGAGGCTCTTCAGGCTCGTGCCGGAGGACTACGACAAATTCGCCGCGCTCTCGGCGGCGGCCTTCTCCGGCGGGTCGTTCCTCTACGTGCCGCGGGGCGTGGAGGTGGAGGTCCCGATCCAGAGCTACCGCTGGCTGGACGTGGCCGGCTCGATCATGCCGCGGACCCTGGTGATCATCGAGGAGGGAGCCTCGGTCACCTACATCGACGAGTACGCCTCCGATGACGGCGAGGAGCCGGCCCTCTCCAACGGCGCGGTCGAGCTCTTTGTGGGCCAGGGAGCGCGCCTGCAGTACGTCTCGCTGCAGAACTGGGCGCGCAACGTCGTCCACTTCAACACCATCCGCAGCCAGGCGGAGAAGGATGCCACCATAAACAGCCTGGTGGTCTCCTTCGGGGCCCAGCTCTCCCGGACCAACGTGGAGGCCGGGCTCACCGCCCCCGGCAGCGACTCAGAGATGCTCGGGCTGTACTTCGCCGACGAGGACCAGCTCATCGACCACCACACCCTCCAGGACCACATCGCCCCGCAGGCCCACTCCGACCTCCTGTACAAGGGTGCCCTCAGGGACGAGTCGCTCACCGTCTTCAGCGGGCTCATCCGTGTCGAGCCCGGCGCGCAGAAGACCGACGCCTACCAGACCAACCGCAACCTGATCCTGGGTACCGACGAGGCGATGGCCGTCTCCCTGCCGAACCTGGAGATCATGGCCGACGACGTGAAGTGCTCCCACGGTGCGACCACCGGTCAGGTGGACGACCTGGAGCTCTTCTACCTGATGAGCCGCGGGATCCCGCGCGTCGAGGCGGAGAAGCTGGTGGTCTTCGGCTTCTTCGGGGAGGTGACGAGCCGGATCCCGCTCAAAGGCCTCAGGGCGAAGCTGGACCGGGCGATCGAGGAGAAGATCGGGCTGGGCTTCGAGGAGCGCGTAGCCTAG